Proteins from a genomic interval of Papaver somniferum cultivar HN1 chromosome 4, ASM357369v1, whole genome shotgun sequence:
- the LOC113272459 gene encoding uncharacterized protein LOC113272459: MDCETPCSFKFADDKIIESTPAKLAGIFCMQRIGSRKGQKLLKYYCPSDLTDNVLYSKYFTDIKSTKHQTTVTKTNILEKIKQLMAKRRKSGKRKKVDEKDLVCLIGLYLCCVLFFGDKNANGVNAKYLSIVETYDTVLKVSWPDLIHEHLFEEIHTNLSCLSNVKACVQYLLLLFAEHTPAGLIPKVENHEEDIPRVGRWDIYQISDYIWKTDMTQFSPTPSFVAEFSQLEKQLGISTVVPSKDDLQSWLKAQTIENSHLKEQLQEKQAMLKAVYAIAREGISEGDLSGTAEFKVHKFSCQIMQAMGIDPYKVTQEEFMQHEDDVHGGTEHGATEHEEEELQLVETEQQGDGSTEQEKEKDTPPKKRPVAKQKPTPTNNVDEEQKKDVEETPVTDEAQKKAADGGVVDGAGDDVAAKAVGDDVTAKVNEDTPATVGDGLVMTAPTQPTPGTFDDSSASTQFEDSMVITATTPQTQPDNAQTYRLVQLGANPDDMTNVEVSEMIDEIVSNINKTEHGPAVTENAEPTSTATTQENVFSLGLEKTPKPAGELLKEAANAIRKGNHHSYNNVC, from the exons atggattgtgagacaccatgttcattcaAGTTTGCTGATGATAAGATTATAGAGTCTACACCGGCAAAGCTGGCTGGTATATTTTGCATGCAGAGGATTGGAAGCAGAAAGGGTCAGAAGCTGTTAAAGTACTATTGTCCTAGTGATTTGACTGACAATGTTTTATACAGCAAATACTTCACCGATATCAAATCTACAAAGCATCAGACGACGGTGACTAAGACaaacattttagagaagataaaacaacttatggcaaaaaggagaaaaagtgggaaaagaaagaaagttgatgaAAAGGATCTAGTTTGCCTGATAGGTCTTTATCTTTGCTGTGTATTGTTTTTTGGCGACAAAAATGCCAATGGAGTGAACGCGAAATATCTTAGTATCGTTGAAACTTATGATACGGTGCTCAAGGTGTCGTGGCCTGATTTAATACACGAGCACTTGTTTGAAGAGATTCATACTAATCTTAGTTGTTTGTCAAATGTGAAGGCTTGTGTGCAATACCTACTG ttaTTGTTTGCTGAACACACGCCAGCAGGATTAATCCCGAAAGTTGAGAACCACGAGGAAGATATCCCGAGGGTTGGGAGATGGGATATATACCAGATTTCTGATTACATTTGGAAAACAGACATGACACAGTTTTCG ccaactcctagctttgtggctgagttttcacagcttgagaAGCAGCTGGGTATATCAACCGTGGTACCCAGCAAGGACGACCTGCAAAGTTGGCTGAAAGCGCAAACTATTGAGAATAGCCATCTGAAAGAGCAACTGCAAGAAAAGCAAGCAATGCTTAAAGCAGTGTATGCAATTGCAAGAGAAGGGATATCAGAAGGGGACCTTTCAGGAACAGCGGAATTCAAGGTtcacaaatttagttgccaaattatgcaagcaatgggtattgatccttacaaagtgacccaggaagagtttatgcaacatgaagatgatgtacatggaggtactgagcatggagctactgagcatgaagaagaagagttacaatTAGTTGAGACAGAGCAACAAGGAGATGGAAGTACtgagcaagagaaagagaaagac actccaccaaagaaaaggCCTGTCGCAAAGCAAAAGCCCACTCCTACAAATAATGTTgatgaggagcagaagaaagatgTTGAAGAGACACCTGTTACGGATGAGGCACAGAAGAAAGCTGCAGATGGTGGAGTTGTGGATGGGGCAGGTGATGATGTAGCTGCAAAAGCCGTAGGTGATGATGTTACTGCAAAAGTCAATGAGGATACACCTGCAACTGTTGGTGACGGTTTGGTTATGACTGCTCCAACTCAGCCAACTCCTGGAACTTTTGATGACAGTTCTGCTTCAACACAGTTTGAGGACTCCATGGTGATAACTGCTACAACACCGCAAACACAGCCTGACAATGCTCAGACCTACAGGTTGGTGCAACTAGGAGCTAACCCCGATGATATGACGAATGTTGAAGTGAGTGAAATGATAGATGAGATCGTCAGCAACATTAACAAAACTGAACATGGACCCGCAGTGACGGAGAATGCAGAACCTACCTCAACTG CTACAACGCAGGAAAACGTTTTTAGCCTTGGATTAGAAAAAACTCCAAAACCTGCAGGAGAGTTACTGAAGGAAGCTGCAAATGCAATAAGAAAAGGCAACCATCATTCATACAACAACGTGTGCTGA